The genomic window GGTATCCTTATGAGGGCACTTCTGTTTCCAACGGACCACGTGATGTAAACGGGAGCTTCGTATCCTGGAACGAGTCTCTTGTAGCTGTTTATCGTTGGATTGGTGACAGCGGCGAGTGCTTTCGCGTGTTTCAGGATACCTCCGACGAAGTATCTGAGATCATCGGAGAGTTCAAGGGGTTTGTTTGGATCATAGAAAGCGTTCTGGTCACCTTTGAAAAGACTCATGTGAACGTGCATACCAGAACCATTCACGCCGTAGAACGGTTTTGGCATGAAGGTTGCATAGTAACCGTGGAATATGGCCATAGTTTTGATAACGAGTTTGACCGTCTGAGCGTTGTCTGCTGTTTTCAAGAAAGTGTCGTATTTGAAGTCTACTTCATGCTGTGATGGAGCCACCTCGTGGTGCGTGGCTTCAACTATAACCCTCATCCTCTCCAGAGCGATAGCTACGTCTCTTCTTATCTCTTCGGACTTACTCAGAGGAAGAAGATCGAAGTATCCTCCGCGATCAAGGAACTCGGGGACGGGTTCTCCTTTTTCGTTGACGGGAAGAATAAAGAACTCCATTTCGGGTCCCGCGTATGGGGTATAACCGAGCTCCTTTGCCTTTTCCATCATTCTTCTGAGTCTGTATCTGGGATCACCCTCAAAGGGTTTTCCGTCCGGAGTGTAGACGTCACATATTACACGAGCGCTCTTCGCCCCGTCGACCGTCCATGGAAGGACAGCGAAGGTGTCAAGGACAGGTTTGAGGTACATATCAGACTCTTCGATTCTCACAAAACCCTCGATGGATGAACCGTCG from Thermotoga sp. includes these protein-coding regions:
- the glnA gene encoding type I glutamate--ammonia ligase, translating into RFVRLQFTDINGILKNVEVTPEIFLDSWEKGIMFDGSSIEGFVRIEESDMYLKPVLDTFAVLPWTVDGAKSARVICDVYTPDGKPFEGDPRYRLRRMMEKAKELGYTPYAGPEMEFFILPVNEKGEPVPEFLDRGGYFDLLPLSKSEEIRRDVAIALERMRVIVEATHHEVAPSQHEVDFKYDTFLKTADNAQTVKLVIKTMAIFHGYYATFMPKPFYGVNGSGMHVHMSLFKGDQNAFYDPNKPLELSDDLRYFVGGILKHAKALAAVTNPTINSYKRLVPGYEAPVYITWSVGNRSALIRIPKARGKATRLEYRSPDPSCNIYLAFAAILAAGLDGIVNKIEPPKPVEENIYHMTPERREELNIDSLPANLKEAIEELKKDDVIIDALGKHIFEKIVETAEKEWKEYSAYVTNWELQRYLYL